The following are encoded together in the Chlorocebus sabaeus isolate Y175 chromosome 20, mChlSab1.0.hap1, whole genome shotgun sequence genome:
- the C1QA gene encoding complement C1q subcomponent subunit A, translated as MEGPQGWLVVCVLAISLASIVTQNVCRAPDGKNGVAGRPGRPGRPGLKGEQGEPGAPGIRTGIQGLKGDQGEPGPSGNPGKVGYPGPSGPLGDRGIPGIKGIKGNPGNIKDQPRPAFSAIRRNPPMGGNVVIFDTVITNQEEPYQNHSGRFVCTVPGYYYFTFQVVSEREICLSIVSSSRGQVRRSLGFCDTTNKGLFQVVSGGMVLQLQRG; from the exons ATGGAAGGCCCCCAGGGATGGCTGGTGGTCTGTGTGCTGGCCATATCGCTGGCCTCTATTGTGACCCAGAATGTGTGCCGAGCACCAGACGGGAAGAACGGGGTGGCAGGAAGACCCGGCAGACCAGGGCGGCCAGGCCTCAAGGGGGAGCAAGGGGAGCCTG GGGCCCCTGGCATCAGGACAGGCATCCAAGGCCTTAAAGGAGACCAGGGGGAACCTGGGCCCTCTGGAAACCCCGGCAAGGTGGGCTACCCAGGGCCCAGTGGCCCCCTCGGGGACCGTGGCATCCCAGGAATTAAAGGTATCAAGGGCAACCCAGGAAACATCAAGGACCAGCCGCGGCCAGCCTTCTCGGCCATTCGGCGGAACCCACCGATGGGGGGCAATGTGGTCATCTTCGACACGGTCATCACCAACCAGGAAGAGCCGTACCAGAACCACTCAGGCCGATTCGTCTGTACTGTACCCGGCTACTACTACTTCACCTTCCAGGTGGTGTCTGAGCGGGAAATCTGCCTGTCCATTGTCTCCTCCTCAAGGGGCCAGGTCAGACGCTCCCTGGGCTTCTGTGACACCACCAACAAGGGGCTCTTCCAGGTGGTGTCAGGGGGCATGGTGCTTCAGCTGCAGCGGGGGTGA
- the C1QC gene encoding complement C1q subcomponent subunit C isoform X1 yields MDVGPSSLPHLGLKLLLLLLLLPLRGQANTGCYGIPGMPGLPGAPGKDGHDGLPGPKGEPGIPAIPGTRGPKGQKGEPGTPGHPGKNGPMGPPGMPGVPGPMGIPGEPGEEGRYKQKYQSVFTVTRQTHQPPAPNSLIRFNAVLTNPQGDYDTSTGKFTCKVPGLYYFVYHASHTANLCVLLYRGSVKVVTFCGHTSQANQVNSGGVLLRLQVGEEVWLGVNDYNDMVGIQGSDSVFSGFLLFPD; encoded by the exons ATGGACGTGGGGCCCAGCTCCCTGCCCCACCTTGGGCTgaagctgctgctgctcctgctgctgctgcccctcAGGGGCCAAGCCAACACAGGCTGCTACGGGATCCCAGGGATGCCCGGCCTGCCCGGGGCACCAGGGAAGGATGGGCACGATGGACTTCCAGGGCCTAAGGGGGAGCCAG GAATCCCAGCCATTCCCGGGACCCGAGGACCCAAAGGGCAGAAGGGAGAACCCGGCACACCTGGCCATCCTGGGAAAAATGGCCCCATGGGACCCCCTGGGATGCCAGGGGTGCCCGGCCCCATGGGCATCCCTGGAGAGCCAGGCGAGGAGGGCAGATACAAGCAGAAGTACCAGTCAGTGTTCACAGTCACTCGGCAGACCCACCAGCCCCCTGCACCCAACAGCCTGATCAGATTCAATGCGGTCCTCACCAACCCGCAGGGAGATTATGACACGAGCACTGGCAAGTTCACCTGCAAAGTCCCCGGCCTCTACTACTTTGTCTACCACGCGTCGCATACAGCCAACCTGTGCGTGCTGCTGTACCGCGGCAGTGTCAAGGTGGTTACTTTCTGTGGCCACACGTCCCAAGCCAATCAGGTTAACTCGGGCGGTGTGCTGCTGAGGTTGCAGGTGGGCGAGGAGGTGTGGCTGGGTGTCAATGACTACAACGACATGGTGGGCATCCAGGGCTCCGACAGCGTCTTCTCCGGCTTCCTGCTCTTCCCCGACTAG
- the C1QC gene encoding complement C1q subcomponent subunit C isoform X2: MGPPGMPGVPGPMGIPGEPGEEGRYKQKYQSVFTVTRQTHQPPAPNSLIRFNAVLTNPQGDYDTSTGKFTCKVPGLYYFVYHASHTANLCVLLYRGSVKVVTFCGHTSQANQVNSGGVLLRLQVGEEVWLGVNDYNDMVGIQGSDSVFSGFLLFPD, translated from the coding sequence ATGGGACCCCCTGGGATGCCAGGGGTGCCCGGCCCCATGGGCATCCCTGGAGAGCCAGGCGAGGAGGGCAGATACAAGCAGAAGTACCAGTCAGTGTTCACAGTCACTCGGCAGACCCACCAGCCCCCTGCACCCAACAGCCTGATCAGATTCAATGCGGTCCTCACCAACCCGCAGGGAGATTATGACACGAGCACTGGCAAGTTCACCTGCAAAGTCCCCGGCCTCTACTACTTTGTCTACCACGCGTCGCATACAGCCAACCTGTGCGTGCTGCTGTACCGCGGCAGTGTCAAGGTGGTTACTTTCTGTGGCCACACGTCCCAAGCCAATCAGGTTAACTCGGGCGGTGTGCTGCTGAGGTTGCAGGTGGGCGAGGAGGTGTGGCTGGGTGTCAATGACTACAACGACATGGTGGGCATCCAGGGCTCCGACAGCGTCTTCTCCGGCTTCCTGCTCTTCCCCGACTAG